A single window of Dermochelys coriacea isolate rDerCor1 chromosome 14, rDerCor1.pri.v4, whole genome shotgun sequence DNA harbors:
- the LOC119842925 gene encoding protein CD300H-like, producing the protein MRIFSVLLWILFSGCWAVTGPGTVRGRPGGSVAVRCRYRSGFEDYPKFWCREGGSWHCSNGVHIVETSGSEAEVTRGRVSIRDNRALRAFTVTVENLTPADAGTYHCGVEKFGFDPRTPVELAVSPGCWAVTGPGAAHGQLGGLVSVRCQYGAGYEAYPKFWCRRKVVLCFNHLIFETNGSEAEETWGRVSIRDNHTQHVITVTLENLTLADAGTYLCGVARIGLPNPRDSVEVIVSPAAALPPSIPMEKAPQTTDQPAAPPFTRISTRSHVSSSWTSSSNSSLDSSDVPAQSQPNILYPLFLIVPVFLCIVCAVIWVSVQYRRNSREMVPNRHAEELPLS; encoded by the exons ATGAGGATTTTCTCTGTTTTGCTTTGGATTCTTTTCTCAG GCTGCTGGGCGGTGACGGGCCCCGGGACAGTGCGCGGGCGCCCGGGCGGGTCGGTGGCCGTGCGGTGCCGGTACCGGAGCGGCTTTGAGGATTATCCGAAGTTCTGGTGCCGGGAAGGAGGAAGCTGGCACTGTTCCAACGGGGTTCACATCGTGGAGACCAGTGGGTCGGAGGCCGAGGTGACGCGGGGCAGAGTCTCCATCCGAGACAATCGCGCCCTGCGCGCCTTCACCGTGACCGTGGAGAACCTGACACCGGCAGACGCCGGCACCTACCACTGCGGGGTAGAGAAGTTTGGGTTTGATCCCAGGACCCCTGTGGAACTCGCCGTCTCCCCAG GCTGCTGGGCAGTGACGGGCCCTGGCGCAGCACATGGCCAGCTGGGCGGCTTGGTGTCTGTGCGGTGCCAGTACGGGGCAGGCTATGAGGCTTATCCAAAATTCTGGTGCAGACGCAAAGTTGTGCTGTGTTTCAATCACCTCATCTTTGAGACCAATGGGTCGGAGGCTGAGGAGACATGGGGCAGAGTCTCCATCCGTGACAATCACACCCAGCATGTTATCACAGTTACACTGGAAAACCTGACGCTGGCAGATGCGGGGACTTACCTCTGTGGGGTAGCCAGGATTGGCCTCCCTAATCCCAGGGACTCTGTCGAAGTCATCGTCTCCCCAG CTGCAGCTCTTCCTCCTTCAATCCCAATGGAAAAGGCACCACAGACAACAGATCAGCCAGCTGCTCCTCCCTTCACACGGATTTCCACGAGAAGCCATGTATCTAGCTCATGGACGTCCTCAAGTAACAGCTCCTTGGACAGCAGTGATGTCCCAGCACA ATCCCAACCCAACATCCTCTATCCCTTGTTCCTGATCGTCCCCGTCTTCCTGTGCATAGTCTGTGCTGTGATCTGGGTGAGCGTACAGTACCGGAGGAACTCCAGGGAGATGGTGCCAAACAGACATG CTGAGGAATTGCCCCTCTCCTAA
- the LOC119842912 gene encoding CMRF35-like molecule 3 isoform X4 — protein sequence MLIVHILLSEERTRTMRSFLVQAWILFPGCWALTGPREVSGPVGGSVSVQCQYNEVYQNYKKYWCRGEKWFSCSIAVQTNSSEAEVAGDRVSIQDNHTQCTFTVIMESLALGDQDVYWCGIEKSSFDDMFAVNVSVFPAVPTSPPTTPEKDLTVATSPWTEVEKSTSSFNSSDAPTGSPGTLKRSISNLVLHILIPSILLVLLLIVFIAVKFRRASQRRSKALEDTPGQKDKNVYLYNKNPGHTLPFSASDPAATGQMAIYMNKQHLPSSADPVSDYENIPLRSQVSGGREAVSSGPEHCSATDQQDTYVNRCPITPRPPMICHQAKCGRKAAG from the exons ATGCTGATAGTCCACATTCTGCTGTCTGAAGAAAGAACCAGGACCATGAGGAGTTTCCTTGTCCAGgcttggattctattcccag GCTGTTGGGCTCTGACCGGCCCTAGGGAGGTGAGCGGCCCCGTGGGAGGGTCGGTGTCTGTGCAGTGTCAGTACAACGAGGTGTACCAGAACTATAAGAAATACTGGTGCAGAGGAGAAAAGTGGTTTTCCTGCTCCATAGCTGTTCAGACCAACAGTTCAGAGGCAGAGGTGGCAGGGGACAGAGTCTCCATCCAAGACAATCACACACAGTGCACGTTCACTGTGATCATGGAGAGCCTGGCACTGGGCGACCAGGATGTTTACTGGTGCGGGATAGAGAAGAGCAGCTTTGACGACATGTTCGCTGTCAACGTGTCTGTTTTCCCAG CTGTTCCTACCTCACCACCGACGACTCCAGAAAAGGACCTGACTGTTGCCACCTCCCCATGGACTGAAGTGGAAAAATCCACCTCCTCCTTTAACAGTAGTGATGCTCCTACCGG ATCTCCAGgcactttaaaaaggag TATATCAAACCTCGTCCTCCATATCCTGATCCCATCCATCCTGTTGGTTCTACTTTTGATTGTGTTCATTGCTGTAAAGTTTAGAAGAGCATCACAGAGGAGGAGCAAAG CCCTTGAGGACACACCAGGACAAAAGGATAAGAACGTCTATCTCTATAACAAG AATCCTGGGCACACCCTTCCCTTCAGTGCATCAGATCCTGCTGCCACTGGCCAGATGGCAATCTATATGAACAAGCAGCACCTGCCCAGCTCAGCCGATCCGGTGTCCGACTATGAAAACATCCCACTGAGGAGTCAG gtttcaggagggagagaagcagtttCTTCTGGCCCAGAGCACTGCTCAGCCACAGATCAGCAAGACACCTACGTCAATAGGTGCCCAATCACACCCCGTCCCCCCATGATTTGTCATCAAGCAAAGTGTGGGAGAAAAGCTGCAGGCTGA
- the LOC119842912 gene encoding CMRF35-like molecule 3 isoform X5 yields MLIVHILLSEERTRTMRSFLVQAWILFPGCWALTGPREVSGPVGGSVSVQCQYNEVYQNYKKYWCRGEKWFSCSIAVQTNSSEAEVAGDRVSIQDNHTQCTFTVIMESLALGDQDVYWCGIEKSSFDDMFAVNVSVFPAVPTSPPTTPEKDLTVATSPWTEVEKSTSSFNSSDAPTGISNLVLHILIPSILLVLLLIVFIAVKFRRASQRRSKALEDTPGQKDKNVYLYNKNPGHTLPFSASDPAATGQMAIYMNKQHLPSSADPVSDYENIPLRSQVSGGREAVSSGPEHCSATDQQDTYVNRCPITPRPPMICHQAKCGRKAAG; encoded by the exons ATGCTGATAGTCCACATTCTGCTGTCTGAAGAAAGAACCAGGACCATGAGGAGTTTCCTTGTCCAGgcttggattctattcccag GCTGTTGGGCTCTGACCGGCCCTAGGGAGGTGAGCGGCCCCGTGGGAGGGTCGGTGTCTGTGCAGTGTCAGTACAACGAGGTGTACCAGAACTATAAGAAATACTGGTGCAGAGGAGAAAAGTGGTTTTCCTGCTCCATAGCTGTTCAGACCAACAGTTCAGAGGCAGAGGTGGCAGGGGACAGAGTCTCCATCCAAGACAATCACACACAGTGCACGTTCACTGTGATCATGGAGAGCCTGGCACTGGGCGACCAGGATGTTTACTGGTGCGGGATAGAGAAGAGCAGCTTTGACGACATGTTCGCTGTCAACGTGTCTGTTTTCCCAG CTGTTCCTACCTCACCACCGACGACTCCAGAAAAGGACCTGACTGTTGCCACCTCCCCATGGACTGAAGTGGAAAAATCCACCTCCTCCTTTAACAGTAGTGATGCTCCTACCGG TATATCAAACCTCGTCCTCCATATCCTGATCCCATCCATCCTGTTGGTTCTACTTTTGATTGTGTTCATTGCTGTAAAGTTTAGAAGAGCATCACAGAGGAGGAGCAAAG CCCTTGAGGACACACCAGGACAAAAGGATAAGAACGTCTATCTCTATAACAAG AATCCTGGGCACACCCTTCCCTTCAGTGCATCAGATCCTGCTGCCACTGGCCAGATGGCAATCTATATGAACAAGCAGCACCTGCCCAGCTCAGCCGATCCGGTGTCCGACTATGAAAACATCCCACTGAGGAGTCAG gtttcaggagggagagaagcagtttCTTCTGGCCCAGAGCACTGCTCAGCCACAGATCAGCAAGACACCTACGTCAATAGGTGCCCAATCACACCCCGTCCCCCCATGATTTGTCATCAAGCAAAGTGTGGGAGAAAAGCTGCAGGCTGA
- the LOC119842912 gene encoding CMRF35-like molecule 3 isoform X2 produces the protein MKLSRERKSEIKSIHQYILDSRKQSPAFIETTPEMLIVHILLSEERTRTMRSFLVQAWILFPGCWALTGPREVSGPVGGSVSVQCQYNEVYQNYKKYWCRGEKWFSCSIAVQTNSSEAEVAGDRVSIQDNHTQCTFTVIMESLALGDQDVYWCGIEKSSFDDMFAVNVSVFPAVPTSPPTTPEKDLTVATSPWTEVEKSTSSFNSSDAPTGISNLVLHILIPSILLVLLLIVFIAVKFRRASQRRSKALEDTPGQKDKNVYLYNKNPGHTLPFSASDPAATGQMAIYMNKQHLPSSADPVSDYENIPLRSQVSGGREAVSSGPEHCSATDQQDTYVNRCPITPRPPMICHQAKCGRKAAG, from the exons ATGAAACTGTCAAGAGAAAGGAAATCTGAAATTAAATCCATTCATCAGTACATTTTAGATTCGAGAAAACAGAGTCCTGCCTTCATTGAGACCACACCAGAGATGCTGATAGTCCACATTCTGCTGTCTGAAGAAAGAACCAGGACCATGAGGAGTTTCCTTGTCCAGgcttggattctattcccag GCTGTTGGGCTCTGACCGGCCCTAGGGAGGTGAGCGGCCCCGTGGGAGGGTCGGTGTCTGTGCAGTGTCAGTACAACGAGGTGTACCAGAACTATAAGAAATACTGGTGCAGAGGAGAAAAGTGGTTTTCCTGCTCCATAGCTGTTCAGACCAACAGTTCAGAGGCAGAGGTGGCAGGGGACAGAGTCTCCATCCAAGACAATCACACACAGTGCACGTTCACTGTGATCATGGAGAGCCTGGCACTGGGCGACCAGGATGTTTACTGGTGCGGGATAGAGAAGAGCAGCTTTGACGACATGTTCGCTGTCAACGTGTCTGTTTTCCCAG CTGTTCCTACCTCACCACCGACGACTCCAGAAAAGGACCTGACTGTTGCCACCTCCCCATGGACTGAAGTGGAAAAATCCACCTCCTCCTTTAACAGTAGTGATGCTCCTACCGG TATATCAAACCTCGTCCTCCATATCCTGATCCCATCCATCCTGTTGGTTCTACTTTTGATTGTGTTCATTGCTGTAAAGTTTAGAAGAGCATCACAGAGGAGGAGCAAAG CCCTTGAGGACACACCAGGACAAAAGGATAAGAACGTCTATCTCTATAACAAG AATCCTGGGCACACCCTTCCCTTCAGTGCATCAGATCCTGCTGCCACTGGCCAGATGGCAATCTATATGAACAAGCAGCACCTGCCCAGCTCAGCCGATCCGGTGTCCGACTATGAAAACATCCCACTGAGGAGTCAG gtttcaggagggagagaagcagtttCTTCTGGCCCAGAGCACTGCTCAGCCACAGATCAGCAAGACACCTACGTCAATAGGTGCCCAATCACACCCCGTCCCCCCATGATTTGTCATCAAGCAAAGTGTGGGAGAAAAGCTGCAGGCTGA
- the LOC119842912 gene encoding CMRF35-like molecule 3 isoform X3 — protein sequence MKGIKPYILDSRKQSPAFIETTPEMLIVHILLSEERTRTMRSFLVQAWILFPGCWALTGPREVSGPVGGSVSVQCQYNEVYQNYKKYWCRGEKWFSCSIAVQTNSSEAEVAGDRVSIQDNHTQCTFTVIMESLALGDQDVYWCGIEKSSFDDMFAVNVSVFPAVPTSPPTTPEKDLTVATSPWTEVEKSTSSFNSSDAPTGSPGTLKRSISNLVLHILIPSILLVLLLIVFIAVKFRRASQRRSKALEDTPGQKDKNVYLYNKNPGHTLPFSASDPAATGQMAIYMNKQHLPSSADPVSDYENIPLRSQVSGGREAVSSGPEHCSATDQQDTYVNRCPITPRPPMICHQAKCGRKAAG from the exons ATGAAAGGCATCAAGCCA TACATTTTAGATTCGAGAAAACAGAGTCCTGCCTTCATTGAGACCACACCAGAGATGCTGATAGTCCACATTCTGCTGTCTGAAGAAAGAACCAGGACCATGAGGAGTTTCCTTGTCCAGgcttggattctattcccag GCTGTTGGGCTCTGACCGGCCCTAGGGAGGTGAGCGGCCCCGTGGGAGGGTCGGTGTCTGTGCAGTGTCAGTACAACGAGGTGTACCAGAACTATAAGAAATACTGGTGCAGAGGAGAAAAGTGGTTTTCCTGCTCCATAGCTGTTCAGACCAACAGTTCAGAGGCAGAGGTGGCAGGGGACAGAGTCTCCATCCAAGACAATCACACACAGTGCACGTTCACTGTGATCATGGAGAGCCTGGCACTGGGCGACCAGGATGTTTACTGGTGCGGGATAGAGAAGAGCAGCTTTGACGACATGTTCGCTGTCAACGTGTCTGTTTTCCCAG CTGTTCCTACCTCACCACCGACGACTCCAGAAAAGGACCTGACTGTTGCCACCTCCCCATGGACTGAAGTGGAAAAATCCACCTCCTCCTTTAACAGTAGTGATGCTCCTACCGG ATCTCCAGgcactttaaaaaggag TATATCAAACCTCGTCCTCCATATCCTGATCCCATCCATCCTGTTGGTTCTACTTTTGATTGTGTTCATTGCTGTAAAGTTTAGAAGAGCATCACAGAGGAGGAGCAAAG CCCTTGAGGACACACCAGGACAAAAGGATAAGAACGTCTATCTCTATAACAAG AATCCTGGGCACACCCTTCCCTTCAGTGCATCAGATCCTGCTGCCACTGGCCAGATGGCAATCTATATGAACAAGCAGCACCTGCCCAGCTCAGCCGATCCGGTGTCCGACTATGAAAACATCCCACTGAGGAGTCAG gtttcaggagggagagaagcagtttCTTCTGGCCCAGAGCACTGCTCAGCCACAGATCAGCAAGACACCTACGTCAATAGGTGCCCAATCACACCCCGTCCCCCCATGATTTGTCATCAAGCAAAGTGTGGGAGAAAAGCTGCAGGCTGA
- the LOC119842912 gene encoding CMRF35-like molecule 3 isoform X1, with product MKLSRERKSEIKSIHQYILDSRKQSPAFIETTPEMLIVHILLSEERTRTMRSFLVQAWILFPGCWALTGPREVSGPVGGSVSVQCQYNEVYQNYKKYWCRGEKWFSCSIAVQTNSSEAEVAGDRVSIQDNHTQCTFTVIMESLALGDQDVYWCGIEKSSFDDMFAVNVSVFPAVPTSPPTTPEKDLTVATSPWTEVEKSTSSFNSSDAPTGSPGTLKRSISNLVLHILIPSILLVLLLIVFIAVKFRRASQRRSKALEDTPGQKDKNVYLYNKNPGHTLPFSASDPAATGQMAIYMNKQHLPSSADPVSDYENIPLRSQVSGGREAVSSGPEHCSATDQQDTYVNRCPITPRPPMICHQAKCGRKAAG from the exons ATGAAACTGTCAAGAGAAAGGAAATCTGAAATTAAATCCATTCATCAGTACATTTTAGATTCGAGAAAACAGAGTCCTGCCTTCATTGAGACCACACCAGAGATGCTGATAGTCCACATTCTGCTGTCTGAAGAAAGAACCAGGACCATGAGGAGTTTCCTTGTCCAGgcttggattctattcccag GCTGTTGGGCTCTGACCGGCCCTAGGGAGGTGAGCGGCCCCGTGGGAGGGTCGGTGTCTGTGCAGTGTCAGTACAACGAGGTGTACCAGAACTATAAGAAATACTGGTGCAGAGGAGAAAAGTGGTTTTCCTGCTCCATAGCTGTTCAGACCAACAGTTCAGAGGCAGAGGTGGCAGGGGACAGAGTCTCCATCCAAGACAATCACACACAGTGCACGTTCACTGTGATCATGGAGAGCCTGGCACTGGGCGACCAGGATGTTTACTGGTGCGGGATAGAGAAGAGCAGCTTTGACGACATGTTCGCTGTCAACGTGTCTGTTTTCCCAG CTGTTCCTACCTCACCACCGACGACTCCAGAAAAGGACCTGACTGTTGCCACCTCCCCATGGACTGAAGTGGAAAAATCCACCTCCTCCTTTAACAGTAGTGATGCTCCTACCGG ATCTCCAGgcactttaaaaaggag TATATCAAACCTCGTCCTCCATATCCTGATCCCATCCATCCTGTTGGTTCTACTTTTGATTGTGTTCATTGCTGTAAAGTTTAGAAGAGCATCACAGAGGAGGAGCAAAG CCCTTGAGGACACACCAGGACAAAAGGATAAGAACGTCTATCTCTATAACAAG AATCCTGGGCACACCCTTCCCTTCAGTGCATCAGATCCTGCTGCCACTGGCCAGATGGCAATCTATATGAACAAGCAGCACCTGCCCAGCTCAGCCGATCCGGTGTCCGACTATGAAAACATCCCACTGAGGAGTCAG gtttcaggagggagagaagcagtttCTTCTGGCCCAGAGCACTGCTCAGCCACAGATCAGCAAGACACCTACGTCAATAGGTGCCCAATCACACCCCGTCCCCCCATGATTTGTCATCAAGCAAAGTGTGGGAGAAAAGCTGCAGGCTGA